One window from the genome of Bradyrhizobium xenonodulans encodes:
- a CDS encoding Zn-ribbon domain-containing OB-fold protein: MSERIVDWTRGEQAITFQTCSSCGHLQYVHRAFCAACGTADPREARASGNGRVYATSLVCRAATPETRAHVPYNILLVDCAEGFRMMAHGDNEIAIGDAVTASFRPFAGKLVPYFTKVS; encoded by the coding sequence ATGAGCGAGCGAATCGTGGACTGGACCAGGGGCGAGCAGGCCATCACCTTTCAGACCTGCAGCTCATGCGGCCATCTGCAGTATGTCCACCGCGCCTTCTGCGCTGCGTGTGGAACCGCCGACCCGCGCGAGGCGCGCGCCAGCGGCAATGGCAGGGTGTACGCGACCTCTTTGGTCTGCCGCGCCGCCACGCCCGAGACGCGCGCACACGTGCCCTATAACATCCTGCTGGTCGATTGCGCCGAGGGTTTTCGCATGATGGCGCATGGCGATAACGAGATTGCCATCGGCGATGCCGTCACCGCGAGCTTCAGGCCGTTTGCCGGCAAGCTCGTGCCGTACTTCACGAAGGTATCGTGA
- a CDS encoding carboxymuconolactone decarboxylase family protein, whose amino-acid sequence MARIDYSDPFKASDRTREILDKNRNANIFRMMAHSPSYFEQYCRLGGAIRHKGELDPIVRELAITRTGILCEAPYEIVAHKRIGKNVGVTDEQNEALENWQAAKCFDETQRAALAFTDEIVKLNKPTDATFKAIAAKLTPAALVELQLSVGFYIMTSKFLETFEIDLQPVTEVVG is encoded by the coding sequence ATGGCCCGTATCGACTACAGCGACCCGTTTAAGGCATCCGACCGCACCCGCGAAATTCTCGACAAGAACCGCAACGCCAACATCTTCCGGATGATGGCGCACTCGCCGAGCTATTTCGAGCAGTACTGCCGTCTCGGCGGCGCCATCCGCCACAAGGGCGAGCTCGATCCAATCGTGCGCGAGCTCGCGATCACGCGCACCGGCATTTTGTGCGAGGCGCCGTACGAGATCGTCGCGCACAAGCGCATCGGCAAGAATGTCGGGGTCACCGATGAGCAGAACGAGGCGCTCGAGAACTGGCAGGCGGCCAAGTGCTTTGACGAGACGCAGCGCGCCGCGCTCGCCTTCACCGACGAGATCGTGAAATTGAACAAGCCGACGGATGCGACCTTCAAGGCGATCGCGGCGAAGCTGACCCCGGCCGCGCTGGTCGAGCTCCAGCTCTCGGTCGGTTTCTACATCATGACGTCAAAATTCCTTGAGACGTTCGAGATCGATCTCCAGCCCGTCACCGAAGTGGTGGGCTGA
- a CDS encoding nucleoside triphosphate pyrophosphohydrolase family protein, which translates to MTIDEYAAWAASVAKVDEHPSNERLSYLGLGLAGESGEVAEHIKKLLRDDWLDKAGLVEELGDVIYYWACLCAATGQQPSGLLEASAAKIKRRISEAASR; encoded by the coding sequence ATGACGATCGATGAATATGCGGCTTGGGCGGCAAGCGTTGCGAAAGTCGATGAACATCCCTCGAACGAGCGGCTCTCTTATCTCGGGCTCGGCCTCGCCGGCGAATCCGGTGAGGTTGCCGAGCACATCAAGAAGCTGTTGCGCGACGACTGGCTCGACAAGGCGGGTCTCGTCGAAGAGCTCGGCGATGTCATCTATTACTGGGCCTGCCTGTGCGCCGCGACCGGCCAGCAGCCGTCCGGATTGCTCGAGGCCAGCGCCGCCAAGATCAAGCGGCGGATCAGCGAGGCGGCAAGCCGCTGA
- the glsA gene encoding glutaminase A, producing MKPLSPLASAWTRSKPPLLRFLDNCLNEFSAETSGAVADYIPELSKADPAYFGISLATLDGHVYEVGDSRVPFTIQSMSKPFVFALALDLLGAGKVESAIGVEPSGDPFNSIRLNSENHPFNPMVNAGAIACTGLIYDSKGSDAFEQIRLALGRFAGRDLAVDEAVYASESQTGDRNRAIGYLLKTNAVISDNVAGVLDVYFRQCAVLVTARDIAVMAATLANRGINPVTGEQVLTPYAISRTLSVMTSSGMYDYAGEWIYRIGIPAKSGVGGGILAALPARLGLGSYSPKLDKHGNSVRGIKVCEALSSHYDLHMLNRSDDARNAVIADYDIGKSPSRRVRRQQEREILAAHEQEVRVIELVGTLSLSAVDYVSRRLAGRPRPQFVIFDLHRVTSTTRAGARLVAEAFEELAALNVTVVLSGVRRASKEWNTLREWTAELKNVRDFYLLDTAIEWAEDQIVYRYGGSIDFHETTELAEQPLLSGMTEEELTDLASICTIRTYRSGTKIITTGDPADSLFFLRSGAVHVTLPDGVRLATLTAGMAFGEMALLEATRSADVFADMAATAFEVPLKDFERFRKQHPRASERIMRNLAQLLADRLIVANAKVDILTST from the coding sequence ATGAAACCGCTCTCGCCTCTCGCCTCCGCCTGGACCCGCTCGAAACCGCCTTTGCTGCGGTTTCTGGACAATTGCCTCAACGAATTCTCCGCCGAGACCTCAGGCGCGGTCGCCGACTACATTCCCGAGCTGAGCAAAGCCGACCCTGCCTATTTCGGCATCAGCCTCGCGACACTGGACGGCCATGTCTACGAGGTCGGCGACTCCAGGGTGCCCTTCACCATCCAGTCGATGTCGAAGCCGTTCGTGTTCGCGCTGGCGCTGGACCTGCTCGGTGCAGGCAAGGTCGAGAGCGCGATCGGCGTCGAACCCTCGGGCGATCCCTTCAACTCGATCCGGCTCAATTCCGAGAACCATCCGTTCAACCCGATGGTCAATGCCGGCGCGATCGCCTGCACCGGGCTGATCTACGACAGCAAGGGCTCGGATGCCTTCGAGCAGATCCGGCTTGCGCTCGGCCGCTTTGCGGGACGCGACCTCGCCGTGGACGAGGCTGTCTACGCCTCCGAAAGCCAGACCGGCGACCGCAACCGCGCCATCGGTTATCTGCTCAAGACCAACGCGGTGATCTCGGACAATGTCGCCGGCGTCCTCGACGTCTATTTCCGGCAGTGCGCGGTGCTGGTCACCGCGCGCGACATCGCGGTGATGGCGGCGACGCTCGCCAACCGCGGCATCAATCCGGTGACGGGCGAACAGGTGCTGACGCCTTACGCGATCTCGCGCACGCTCTCGGTGATGACCTCGTCAGGCATGTACGACTATGCCGGCGAATGGATCTACCGGATCGGCATCCCCGCCAAGAGCGGCGTCGGCGGCGGCATTTTGGCAGCGCTCCCTGCCCGCCTCGGCCTCGGCAGCTATTCGCCCAAGCTCGACAAGCACGGCAACAGCGTGCGCGGCATCAAGGTCTGCGAAGCCCTGTCCTCGCATTACGATTTGCACATGCTCAACCGCAGCGACGACGCCCGCAACGCCGTCATCGCCGACTACGACATCGGCAAGAGCCCGTCGCGACGTGTCCGCCGGCAGCAGGAGCGCGAGATCCTGGCGGCGCATGAGCAGGAGGTGCGTGTCATCGAGCTGGTCGGTACGCTGTCGCTGTCGGCGGTCGACTATGTTTCACGGCGGCTGGCGGGACGGCCGCGACCGCAATTCGTGATCTTCGATCTGCACCGCGTCACCTCCACCACCCGCGCCGGCGCGCGACTCGTCGCCGAAGCGTTCGAGGAGCTGGCGGCGCTGAACGTCACCGTGGTGCTGTCGGGCGTCAGGCGGGCGTCCAAAGAGTGGAACACGTTGCGGGAATGGACCGCGGAGCTGAAAAACGTCCGCGACTTCTACCTGCTCGACACCGCGATCGAATGGGCCGAAGACCAGATCGTCTACCGCTATGGCGGCTCGATCGATTTTCACGAGACCACCGAGCTTGCCGAGCAGCCGCTGCTATCAGGCATGACCGAGGAAGAGCTGACCGACCTCGCCTCGATCTGCACGATCAGGACCTATCGGTCCGGCACGAAGATCATCACGACAGGCGATCCTGCCGATTCCCTGTTCTTCCTGCGCAGCGGCGCGGTCCATGTGACGTTGCCGGACGGCGTCAGGCTGGCGACGCTCACCGCCGGCATGGCCTTCGGCGAGATGGCGCTGCTGGAGGCGACGCGCTCGGCCGATGTGTTTGCCGACATGGCGGCGACGGCGTTCGAAGTCCCCCTGAAAGATTTCGAACGTTTCCGCAAGCAGCACCCGCGCGCCAGCGAGCGCATCATGCGCAATCTCGCCCAGTTGCTCGCCGATCGCCTGATCGTCGCCAACGCCAAGGTGGATATCCTGACCTCGACGTGA
- a CDS encoding TRAP transporter permease produces MSSASISDPQDQPKRIVFDDPHGAAANMQEAEVTRVRTLRGAWRWTLVVATAATILLCINQQFSLRFFVGYTQLNTEYFYLLIALMLPFTFLIFPGTERAPLDRIPWYDLVFFVVTFAAALLLMSNVRKAAEAGWEFGGAPNSVIAAGLVMWVMLMEALRRTGGWSLLLSVLPFTVYPLFAESGWLGPFRGTQSTLEQATAYHVLSGESLLGIPIQAFADTVIGFLVFGTALMMTGAGKFFINLAFALCGTFRGGAAKVCIFASGLLGMMSGSIISNVLTAGTMTIPVMKKSGFRASYAGAIEACASTGAVLAPPVMGATAFVIAQFLNVSYADVALAAIIPAALYYIGLFMQVDSYAARHGLKGIPRAELPRVMDTIKDGWYYVFVIALLIVMLLYFKRESHAPFYATALLLVLNQLFSKDTRWTLGTIGKFLEVNGRTFVELVGILAGCGLLIGAFSMTGVVSSLANDLLTLAGDNALLLLGMCALTSLILGLGLTTTACYIFLAILVAPALEKLGLNKMAVHMFIFYWGMLSSITPPVAIASFAAAGIAGSPAMKTGWESMWVGSIIYFIPFFFVLNPALVLQGPSPYLAGLGLMALAAFGTLFICGGIQGYQPFVGDLRGAGSLEWPIRVLLVIGGFVVATPGGGIMPLSQMQVTLLGLAILVPTVLLALLLVRRQTVVPDGLRAP; encoded by the coding sequence ATGTCGTCTGCTTCAATTTCCGACCCTCAAGACCAGCCCAAGCGGATCGTGTTCGACGATCCGCACGGCGCCGCCGCCAACATGCAGGAAGCGGAAGTCACGCGCGTCCGCACGCTGCGCGGCGCCTGGCGCTGGACGCTCGTGGTCGCGACCGCGGCGACCATCCTGCTCTGCATCAACCAGCAATTCTCGCTGCGTTTCTTCGTCGGCTACACCCAGCTCAATACGGAGTATTTTTACCTCCTCATCGCCTTGATGCTGCCCTTCACCTTCCTGATCTTCCCGGGCACCGAGCGCGCGCCGCTCGACCGCATTCCCTGGTACGACCTCGTCTTCTTCGTCGTGACCTTCGCGGCGGCGCTGCTGTTGATGTCGAACGTGCGCAAGGCGGCGGAGGCCGGCTGGGAATTCGGCGGCGCGCCCAACAGCGTGATCGCCGCGGGCCTCGTGATGTGGGTGATGCTGATGGAGGCGCTGCGCCGCACCGGCGGCTGGAGCCTGCTGCTCAGCGTGCTTCCCTTCACAGTCTATCCGCTGTTCGCCGAGTCCGGCTGGCTCGGGCCGTTCCGCGGCACGCAGTCGACGCTGGAGCAGGCGACCGCCTATCACGTGCTGTCGGGCGAGAGCCTGCTCGGCATTCCCATCCAGGCCTTTGCCGACACCGTGATCGGCTTCCTCGTGTTCGGCACTGCGCTGATGATGACGGGTGCCGGAAAGTTCTTCATCAACCTCGCCTTCGCACTGTGCGGCACCTTCCGCGGCGGCGCCGCAAAAGTCTGCATCTTCGCCAGCGGCCTACTCGGCATGATGTCGGGCTCGATCATTTCCAACGTGCTCACCGCCGGCACCATGACCATCCCCGTCATGAAGAAGAGCGGCTTTCGCGCATCGTATGCGGGCGCGATCGAGGCTTGCGCCTCCACCGGCGCGGTGCTGGCGCCGCCGGTGATGGGTGCGACCGCCTTCGTGATCGCGCAATTCCTTAATGTCAGCTACGCCGATGTCGCGCTCGCGGCGATCATTCCCGCCGCGCTCTATTACATCGGCCTGTTCATGCAGGTCGATTCCTATGCCGCCCGTCACGGGCTCAAGGGCATTCCGCGCGCCGAGCTGCCGCGGGTGATGGATACGATCAAGGACGGCTGGTATTACGTCTTCGTCATCGCATTGCTGATCGTGATGCTGCTCTACTTCAAGCGCGAGAGCCATGCGCCGTTCTATGCCACCGCGCTGCTGCTGGTGCTCAACCAGCTCTTTTCCAAGGACACGCGCTGGACGCTCGGCACCATCGGCAAATTCCTCGAGGTCAACGGCCGCACCTTCGTCGAGCTGGTCGGCATCCTCGCTGGCTGCGGCCTCCTGATCGGCGCGTTCTCCATGACCGGCGTGGTGTCGAGCCTTGCCAACGATCTCTTGACGCTCGCCGGCGACAACGCGCTCCTGCTGCTCGGCATGTGCGCCCTCACCAGCCTGATCCTCGGCCTCGGGCTGACGACGACGGCATGCTACATCTTCCTCGCCATCCTGGTCGCGCCCGCGCTGGAGAAGCTCGGGCTGAACAAGATGGCCGTGCACATGTTCATCTTCTACTGGGGCATGCTGTCGTCGATCACCCCGCCGGTCGCGATCGCCTCCTTCGCAGCCGCGGGCATTGCCGGCTCGCCGGCGATGAAGACCGGCTGGGAATCGATGTGGGTCGGTAGCATCATCTATTTCATCCCGTTCTTCTTCGTGCTCAATCCGGCGCTGGTGCTGCAGGGGCCGAGCCCGTATCTGGCCGGCCTCGGCCTGATGGCGCTCGCCGCGTTCGGCACGCTGTTCATCTGCGGCGGCATCCAGGGCTACCAGCCCTTCGTCGGCGATCTGCGCGGCGCCGGCAGCCTGGAATGGCCGATCCGCGTGCTGCTGGTGATCGGCGGCTTCGTGGTGGCCACGCCCGGCGGCGGGATCATGCCGCTGTCGCAGATGCAGGTGACGCTGCTTGGCCTTGCCATTCTCGTGCCGACAGTCTTGCTGGCCCTGCTGCTGGTCCGACGACAGACCGTGGTCCCGGACGGGTTGCGCGCACCCTGA
- a CDS encoding TAXI family TRAP transporter solute-binding subunit, which yields MLRGLLVLAPALVAGISFASTRYSFAEDVKLPATLTFTAYDTGTAGFNIAVGVGKMMKDKFGTDVRVLPAGNDVARLAPLRAKRAASAAMGSGTYFAQEGVFEFGSREWGPQPLQILLSTVDCNCGSLAVAADTGVKELKDLKGKRVGFVVGSPALNQNSLAVLAFAGLTQKDVKVVEFASYGAMWKGLINNDTDAAFGTTITGPAKEAETSPRGLVWPPLPAKDKEGWARMQKVGSFFFPQVATCGAGITPEKPIELGNYPYPIFVTYASQPADQVYAITKAMIVNYDAYKDSAPGAGGLAADRQTKNWVVPVHPGAVKALKEAGQWSDAQEAHNTRLIKRQEVLGAAWADYGKSNPPADDKTFLEGWMKARAAALAKAGMPNGFED from the coding sequence ATGCTTCGTGGGCTGCTCGTGCTCGCGCCTGCCTTGGTTGCGGGCATTTCTTTTGCGTCTACACGCTACTCGTTCGCCGAGGACGTCAAGCTGCCGGCGACGTTGACGTTCACCGCCTATGACACCGGCACCGCCGGGTTCAACATCGCGGTCGGCGTCGGCAAGATGATGAAGGACAAGTTCGGCACCGACGTGCGCGTGCTCCCCGCCGGCAACGACGTCGCGCGGCTTGCGCCGCTGCGTGCCAAGCGCGCGGCGTCCGCGGCGATGGGATCGGGGACCTATTTCGCGCAGGAGGGCGTGTTCGAGTTCGGCTCCAGGGAATGGGGGCCGCAGCCACTCCAGATCCTGCTCTCGACCGTCGACTGCAATTGCGGCTCGCTCGCGGTTGCCGCCGACACCGGCGTCAAGGAGCTGAAGGACCTCAAGGGCAAGCGCGTCGGATTCGTGGTCGGCTCGCCGGCGCTGAACCAGAACTCGCTCGCCGTGCTCGCCTTCGCCGGCCTGACGCAGAAGGACGTCAAGGTCGTCGAATTCGCAAGCTACGGCGCAATGTGGAAGGGCCTGATCAACAACGACACCGATGCCGCGTTCGGCACCACCATCACCGGCCCCGCCAAGGAAGCCGAGACCTCGCCGCGCGGCCTGGTCTGGCCGCCCTTGCCCGCCAAGGACAAGGAGGGCTGGGCGCGGATGCAGAAGGTCGGCTCGTTCTTCTTCCCGCAAGTCGCAACCTGCGGCGCCGGCATCACGCCGGAGAAGCCGATCGAGCTCGGCAACTATCCCTATCCGATCTTCGTCACCTATGCTTCGCAGCCGGCGGATCAGGTCTATGCCATCACCAAGGCGATGATCGTGAACTACGATGCCTACAAGGACTCCGCGCCCGGCGCCGGCGGTCTCGCGGCCGACCGGCAGACCAAGAACTGGGTGGTGCCGGTGCATCCCGGCGCGGTGAAGGCGCTGAAAGAGGCCGGGCAATGGAGCGACGCGCAGGAGGCGCACAACACCAGGCTGATCAAGCGCCAGGAGGTGCTCGGCGCAGCGTGGGCCGATTACGGCAAGTCCAATCCGCCCGCGGATGACAAGACGTTTCTCGAGGGATGGATGAAGGCGCGCGCGGCGGCGCTCGCAAAGGCCGGTATGCCGAACGGCTTCGAGGATTAG
- a CDS encoding biotin/lipoyl-containing protein, with protein sequence MPEIKIVTEVAGRICATPVQVGGTVADGDDVVVVEAMKMEIPVPSPASGTITSLLVKLDDVVAEGQAIAIVAN encoded by the coding sequence ATGCCAGAAATTAAGATTGTCACGGAGGTCGCGGGCCGCATCTGCGCAACTCCCGTGCAAGTTGGAGGAACCGTTGCGGATGGCGATGACGTTGTAGTGGTCGAAGCGATGAAGATGGAGATACCGGTGCCCTCGCCCGCGAGCGGCACGATTACGTCGCTCCTTGTGAAACTCGACGACGTCGTTGCCGAGGGACAGGCGATCGCGATTGTCGCGAACTGA
- a CDS encoding IclR family transcriptional regulator, which translates to MGRRSERLSRQGALAGDAGEGDVIQVVSRAFDVLRCFEGHEARLGNLEISNRCGLPRSTVSRLTHTLTRMGQLVYLPRDQKYRIGPSAVAMSASMMKGAQLRSMIRQRLQEVAEQLPGTVGLVVPDRFNLVYVQFARSAAALGLHEGTGSRISMASTAAGAAYTAALAPEVGDAFIADMEREAPEAAKILKPRIEANRQSLRERGYVVACGLWSPHINGLAVPIWSPQYQTFVVITIGLLSSMYDEHRLHAEVAPLMVELGRSLASLVEGAEGDVFNNRISRKPVAMAVHNNNKPINSEGVNELEAGTRRARPARSLRAGDGRR; encoded by the coding sequence ATGGGACGACGTTCAGAGCGGTTGAGTAGGCAAGGTGCGCTCGCTGGCGACGCCGGCGAGGGTGATGTCATCCAGGTGGTGTCGCGCGCGTTCGACGTGTTGCGATGCTTCGAGGGCCACGAGGCGCGGCTCGGCAATCTCGAGATTTCGAATCGCTGCGGCCTGCCGCGCTCGACGGTGTCGCGGCTCACGCACACGCTGACGCGGATGGGTCAGCTCGTCTACCTGCCGCGTGATCAAAAGTATCGCATCGGCCCGAGCGCGGTTGCGATGAGCGCCTCGATGATGAAGGGCGCGCAGCTGCGCAGCATGATCCGCCAGCGGCTCCAGGAAGTCGCCGAGCAATTGCCGGGCACTGTCGGCTTGGTCGTGCCCGATCGCTTCAATCTCGTTTATGTGCAATTCGCGCGCTCGGCGGCCGCACTCGGCCTGCACGAGGGCACGGGCAGTCGCATCTCGATGGCCTCGACTGCCGCGGGCGCGGCCTACACCGCGGCGCTGGCGCCGGAAGTCGGCGATGCCTTCATCGCGGACATGGAACGGGAAGCCCCCGAGGCTGCAAAGATCCTGAAGCCCCGCATCGAGGCCAACCGGCAGTCGTTGCGCGAGCGTGGCTATGTCGTCGCCTGCGGTCTCTGGAGCCCGCACATCAACGGGCTCGCGGTGCCGATCTGGTCGCCGCAATATCAGACCTTCGTCGTCATCACGATCGGCCTTCTGTCTTCGATGTACGACGAGCACCGCCTGCATGCGGAGGTCGCGCCGCTGATGGTCGAACTGGGCCGGTCGCTGGCCAGCTTGGTCGAAGGCGCCGAAGGCGACGTCTTCAACAACCGCATCTCGCGTAAACCGGTCGCAATGGCCGTGCACAACAATAACAAGCCGATCAATTCGGAGGGAGTGAATGAACTGGAAGCCGGAACTCGACGAGCTCGCCCGGCGCGAAGCCTTCGCGCGGGAGATGGGCGGCGTTGA
- a CDS encoding acyl-CoA carboxylase subunit beta, which produces MNWKPELDELARREAFAREMGGVDKVKRQHDQGRLTVRERIDRLTDKGSFHEIGAVSGIGEYDSSGELQKLTPANCVFGRARVDGRTIVVVGDDFTVRGGSADASISAKPLMAEEMAHDFRLPIVRIIEGSGGGGSVKTIETKGAANLPGGIGGTRWYRFTTENLSRVPVVALGLGSVAGLGAARLAASHYSIMTRKSAMFVAGPPVVKALGQDLSKEELGGADIQTRAGAVDHAVDTEEEAFACARRFLSYLPSSVYELPPTLPCADNPERSDEALMNAVPRNRKQVYKMRPIVEQVVDKGSFFEVAKNFGKPIIVGLARLEGRAVMVLASDSFHYGGSWTADACQKVVRWVDFAETFHLPIVYLMDCPGFMIGLDAEKAATIRHGVRAMAAVNQTTVPWCTVILRNAFGVAGVVHQPADRFSIRYAWPSAYWGSLPLEGGIEAAYRADIDAAEDKASKLEEIQGRLNKLRSPFRSAEKFWVEEIIDPRKTRSLLCEFARLAEPLRKPGPPENFSIRP; this is translated from the coding sequence ATGAACTGGAAGCCGGAACTCGACGAGCTCGCCCGGCGCGAAGCCTTCGCGCGGGAGATGGGCGGCGTTGACAAGGTCAAGCGTCAGCATGACCAGGGCCGACTGACTGTTCGGGAGCGTATCGACAGACTGACCGACAAGGGCAGCTTTCACGAGATCGGTGCCGTCTCCGGCATCGGCGAGTACGATTCCAGCGGCGAGTTGCAGAAATTGACGCCGGCGAACTGCGTGTTCGGCCGCGCGCGCGTCGACGGCCGCACGATCGTGGTGGTCGGCGACGATTTTACGGTCCGCGGCGGCTCGGCCGATGCGTCGATCTCGGCAAAGCCTCTGATGGCGGAGGAGATGGCGCATGACTTCCGTCTGCCCATCGTCCGCATCATTGAGGGATCCGGCGGCGGCGGCTCGGTCAAGACCATCGAGACCAAGGGCGCGGCGAATTTGCCTGGAGGTATCGGCGGCACCCGCTGGTATCGCTTCACGACCGAGAACCTCTCGCGCGTACCGGTCGTTGCGCTCGGCCTCGGCTCGGTCGCAGGGTTAGGTGCCGCGCGCCTCGCCGCCAGCCACTATTCCATCATGACGCGAAAATCCGCGATGTTCGTCGCGGGGCCGCCGGTGGTGAAGGCGCTGGGGCAGGACCTCTCGAAGGAGGAGCTCGGCGGCGCCGACATCCAGACCCGCGCCGGCGCGGTCGACCATGCCGTCGACACCGAGGAGGAGGCTTTTGCCTGCGCGCGGCGCTTCCTGTCTTACCTGCCGTCGTCAGTCTACGAGCTGCCGCCGACCTTGCCCTGTGCCGACAATCCCGAGCGCAGCGACGAGGCGCTGATGAACGCGGTGCCGCGCAACCGCAAGCAGGTCTACAAGATGCGCCCCATCGTCGAACAGGTCGTCGACAAGGGTTCGTTCTTCGAGGTCGCAAAGAATTTCGGCAAGCCCATCATCGTCGGTCTGGCGCGGCTCGAGGGCAGGGCGGTGATGGTGCTCGCCAGCGACAGCTTTCACTATGGCGGCTCCTGGACGGCGGATGCCTGCCAGAAGGTGGTACGCTGGGTCGACTTCGCCGAGACCTTCCACCTGCCGATCGTCTATCTCATGGATTGCCCGGGCTTCATGATCGGTCTCGATGCCGAGAAGGCGGCCACCATCCGCCACGGCGTCCGCGCCATGGCCGCGGTCAACCAGACCACCGTGCCCTGGTGTACCGTGATCCTGCGCAACGCGTTTGGTGTTGCCGGTGTCGTGCATCAGCCCGCCGACCGCTTCTCGATCCGCTACGCCTGGCCGTCGGCCTATTGGGGGTCGCTGCCGCTTGAAGGCGGCATCGAAGCCGCCTACCGCGCCGACATCGATGCGGCCGAGGACAAGGCGTCGAAGCTGGAGGAAATTCAGGGCCGCCTCAACAAGCTGCGCTCGCCGTTCCGCTCGGCCGAAAAGTTCTGGGTCGAGGAGATCATCGATCCCCGCAAGACGCGCTCGCTGCTGTGCGAGTTCGCGCGATTGGCGGAGCCGTTGCGAAAGCCGGGGCCGCCGGAGAACTTTTCGATCAGGCCGTAG
- a CDS encoding FAD-binding oxidoreductase has translation MPVAVSSEPTIPTVPLSARMRESLRAIVGEKGLIEDDHGKQPFVTDWRGLLVGGAGAVVRPGSTEEVSKVVRLCHEHGVAIVPQGGNTGLMGGATPWPAHTGIVLSMGRMNRVLDVDPVGYAMTVEAGCVLQTLQETASQHDRFLPLSLGAQGSCMIGGNLSTNAGGVQVLRYGNARNLVLGLEVVLPSGDVWDGLRALKKDNTGYDLKHLFMGAEGTLGIITKAVLKLWPAPKDVCTAWLAIRDPRAALEILSEAHAASEDNVSSCELLSRAAIDLALRHIPGTQDPLKADTPWYLLLEWSSARARPEGTEGMSEKMEQFLTDQLEAGHVLDAAIAQTVSQSRNMWHIREAMAEASRAEGPGLSFDVSVAISRIPDFIDKGLEAVLDILPSIRPYPLGHIGDGNLHFSFMGPTGMDQQTLTQYKAAITRAVNDLVTSMGGSISAEHGIGIDKLDELNHYRSKTELDIMRTIKRALDPQNIMNPGKVLRL, from the coding sequence ATGCCGGTTGCCGTATCCTCCGAGCCCACCATCCCGACCGTTCCATTGAGTGCCAGGATGCGCGAATCATTGCGCGCGATCGTGGGCGAGAAGGGTCTTATCGAGGACGACCACGGCAAGCAGCCGTTCGTGACGGACTGGCGCGGATTGCTGGTAGGCGGTGCCGGCGCCGTCGTTCGTCCCGGCAGCACCGAGGAAGTCTCGAAAGTAGTCCGGCTCTGCCACGAGCACGGCGTCGCGATCGTGCCGCAGGGTGGCAACACCGGCCTGATGGGCGGCGCCACGCCCTGGCCGGCGCATACGGGCATCGTGTTGTCGATGGGCCGGATGAACCGCGTGCTGGACGTCGATCCCGTCGGTTACGCCATGACCGTCGAGGCCGGCTGCGTCCTGCAAACGCTGCAGGAGACCGCGAGCCAGCACGACAGGTTCCTGCCGCTCAGCCTTGGTGCCCAGGGCTCATGCATGATCGGCGGCAATCTGTCGACCAATGCCGGCGGCGTGCAGGTGCTCCGCTATGGCAATGCCCGTAATCTCGTGCTGGGGCTCGAAGTCGTGCTGCCGAGCGGCGATGTCTGGGACGGATTGCGCGCGCTCAAGAAGGACAACACGGGCTACGACCTCAAGCACCTCTTCATGGGCGCCGAAGGCACGCTCGGCATCATTACCAAGGCCGTCCTCAAGCTGTGGCCGGCGCCGAAGGACGTCTGCACGGCATGGCTGGCGATCCGCGATCCGCGCGCGGCGCTGGAGATATTGTCCGAGGCGCACGCGGCATCCGAGGACAATGTCAGCTCCTGCGAGCTGTTGAGCCGCGCCGCCATCGACCTGGCATTGCGCCACATTCCAGGAACCCAGGATCCGCTGAAAGCGGACACGCCCTGGTATCTCCTGCTTGAATGGTCATCTGCGCGGGCGCGCCCGGAGGGAACTGAGGGCATGTCCGAGAAGATGGAGCAGTTTCTGACCGATCAACTCGAAGCTGGCCACGTGCTGGATGCGGCGATCGCGCAGACGGTCAGCCAATCACGCAACATGTGGCACATCCGCGAAGCGATGGCCGAGGCGTCCCGGGCCGAGGGGCCGGGGCTGAGCTTCGATGTTTCGGTGGCGATCTCCCGGATACCCGATTTCATCGACAAGGGGCTCGAGGCCGTGCTCGACATTCTTCCGAGCATCCGCCCCTATCCTTTGGGGCATATCGGCGACGGCAATCTGCATTTCTCGTTCATGGGGCCCACAGGCATGGATCAGCAGACGCTGACCCAATACAAGGCCGCCATCACGCGGGCCGTGAACGATCTCGTCACCTCCATGGGCGGCTCGATCTCGGCGGAGCACGGCATCGGCATCGACAAGCTCGACGAGCTCAACCACTACCGGTCGAAGACCGAGCTCGACATCATGCGCACCATCAAGCGCGCGCTCGACCCGCAGAACATCATGAATCCGGGCAAGGTGCTGCGGCTGTGA